The window ttttttgtagaaaatgatttatacaaaaaaagcaaatacagatatttttacattactgGTAACTTTTGACAACAAATTTGAATAGTATTTATCATCAATGAATTacatatattgaataaattgtaGTGGGAGCCAGGTTATCATGCTCGActgccacaaagggaagatcttcccgccagacTAGGTATTACACCTGGGGAACCGCGCGCGACAGATgatgtcatgtcggaggtatATATGCTTTCAATCGATAACatactgtctgcgcggtctaggcttgtttaGCTTCTCTAGTGAGTCGACCATAGTTTCGTGAATCTTTGACGTGATTTCAATAGTCGgctattcaaaaaaattgagtTGAATAAAGAGTTTAGATTTCTTTTTTGACTTACCAGACTATCAGGCACACCCCTGTGCTCATGGACCACAATAAAGTCAGTGACCTCATTGGCTTTGCACGCGTGTATCAGTTGAGACATCTCGTAACCACCTCGGTTCATCCTCTGACTGTTTGGGAATATCAGTCTGCAATAttcaaaagaaattttattttgtcagtGTGACAAAACACTACTCCAATGGAtactaaatattgaaatggtATGAACAGCTATGACCTTAACTTTTTGGGcagtttttaatgaaattacagATATAAATGTACAAGCAAATCCCAGATTAGTAGAGTTCTAGTTGCCTTTAGTATAGTAGTACAAAAGATTAGAAATATGCCCAACACTGGAACATattagctatttaaaaaaaattaagaggaaGATATATGACATACAGAGAAGATAGaaaattagttaataataGGCCCAAATGCATAAATAATCATACAGAATTTACAAACCTTAACTCTTTGACAAACATCTTGAGCCTAGCACTTGGCTCTCGGGACGTTGTGATCATGATCTTAGGATCGTCGACCCCAGCGTATCTGTACTCATCATCCTGAGAGTTGAGGGTGTTGGTGCCACCGCTGATGCCACCAATCACGGCCGCACGCTCTggacctaaaaatattatagcaaGATTGTGTTTATGActtgatttttatacatcataatgtatatttgtgatatttaaGAGATAATAGAAAGAagaatatacctatgtatgtttacTAGTATTATCAGAAGCAATCcaatcaaaaatacaatttaattaaagcaGAAAAGTTAGTAAacaatatgaatttaatttaagttagGTTAGTTTCAAAATTGCAAAACTTTATCACCGAAAGaatttgtaaattgttatttatttaaaggaaACTTACCTTTGTCCTCAAACTCTATTCTTTTCTGCAAGGCGATGGCTTCTTTCCTCAAATCACCATGGATAGGAATGTTTTCTTCCAAACTACGTTTCAGCTGATCTTTTTTCGCCTGTATACTTTTCTGTTTGTCTTCAGCAGACTTCCTGTACAAGTATTCGCGGCGCAAACGCGCCTGCCGTCGAagcattgtaatattttaaagttttaattatcaaaacaCATTATTCTTCTGACGTTCACTATTTCCATTTCATCACAGCACGTGGATATGACATGACATGTCAAATGAATTACCCATGACAGTGACATTGAAacgtattattttgttattttcccGATAAATATGCGTTTCGTTTTtgctttgaatattttttaatactatgaTTACGTTTCAAACAAAACTCTGAAACTGTTAATAAATTCgcgaatatttattaatagcaTAGCATCAGGTGAAACTTGTTTCCTAAATGACTACTTACCTTCATAAAATTCTTCAACTAGCAATCTGTAATGTGGTTTTATATCAATGTTGTGTGTTTCAAATATTCCAAAAAGATCATCAACATCTTCCTCACTATTCCGGGGCCTGATGTTGAAGATATCCCCAGGAACATACTGCAAAATTTTATCTTGTACTGTTTGAAAAGTCATCAATCTCACATCCTGAAATAAAGTTCTagtattgaacaattttacatggaactagcttttgctcgcgactaccgcccgcgtgaatttctatGCAAAAGCAGaatagacatgattttcatataaatttcacCATATTCATGTTTGAACAGGGATCTttaaccaaattttatcaaaattggttcagcgGTTTAACCATGAAAGCATAacagatagatagacagacagactttcgcttttagaatattagtatggatacaaatataatattatattatatagaatgaATATAGGAAcatcaattataaaaaaaaaacaaaataggcAGTTAAGGTGGGTTAAAAACTggcatttatttatgaacaCTAAAAAGATAACTTTTTTCAGATGTAATTCTATGTACCTACCACTCTATGACATTTAAGTTATTGGTCATTTAGATCATTTTGTCTCtcgtcataaaaaaaatcttacaattCACAAAGTATTATTCCTTGTAAGTttcaaaaacaacaataatataatattcctCACCTGAAAATGTGATTCATTAGTAGTCCTTTCATTTTTCTCAATCTCAAACAGTATTGCATTCAAATAGGTATCCCTCGTACCCTTGCCATAGtaaatatcatcatcaatacaGTTGTTggaatgattatttttaaattcacctTTTAGTAGAGACACTTTCCATCTCGGAATGAATTTGGATCCCAATTTGTCGGGCTGTATGTCTGGATGACTTTGTTCTAGGATTGCGTAATATTGCTTAAGCCACGGAATCATTACAGCATCGTGTCCTAAGTCGTGCTGATAGTCACAGAGGCCTGAAATTAATAGACTAcaactacatagtataaaaaagtctCCCTCAACCTCTGTCTATTTCTaagcttttgttttttaaaccaTACAACGGATTTTTGTGCAGTTTTCACTGCTATTCATTTCTCAAGGTTATTCTAGTGTATAGCCGGGCCTACCTAACTAGGCTCTAGATATCACAATGTCTGTTATTTAGGACACAGTCCCAAATAAAATGTGTCACTTTGGTCTAAAGcaacattttgaatttgtgaATGTGTCCCATTTTTCCATTCAGAAATAGTTGTGCTTGTTACTCAagttaatctaaattaaactgtttCAGCAGAGGTctcattttataca is drawn from Plodia interpunctella isolate USDA-ARS_2022_Savannah chromosome 24, ilPloInte3.2, whole genome shotgun sequence and contains these coding sequences:
- the LOC128680626 gene encoding U3 small nucleolar ribonucleoprotein protein IMP4, with the protein product MLRRQARLRREYLYRKSAEDKQKSIQAKKDQLKRSLEENIPIHGDLRKEAIALQKRIEFEDKGPERAAVIGGISGGTNTLNSQDDEYRYAGVDDPKIMITTSREPSARLKMFVKELRLIFPNSQRMNRGGYEMSQLIHACKANEVTDFIVVHEHRGVPDSLVICHLPHGPTASFTMSGVVMRHDIPDIAPMSEQYPHLIFHNFKSDLGLRTKSILRYLFPVPKPDSKRVITFANHDDYICFRQHTYRKAGKGIELSEIGPRFQMKLYEIKLGTLDSLSAADTEWALRPYMNTAAKRRFLSDEDGWQENEE